Proteins co-encoded in one Megalops cyprinoides isolate fMegCyp1 chromosome 1, fMegCyp1.pri, whole genome shotgun sequence genomic window:
- the LOC118775568 gene encoding NACHT, LRR and PYD domains-containing protein 12-like, with product MEAAAAGGWVIRNLRSSRESHISSTAGRRSSSDGGFSPGRRTNTSTDTTPHHRSSLLGRPLLLSECNLAEESFEIVASALQSATSPLRKLDLSKNKLGESGGKLLSAALLSPNCKLQTLDVSFCQMGNSGVELLCAGLSKVSTLRMDQCCFSDNSCDLVASVLHQSANSQLRELDFSNNKLGESAVKLLCAGLRSPVCDIQALRLCGCKLNEKSCESVISALQSVISSLRELDLRNNNLGDSGVEQLCALLMSPNCKIQTLR from the exons atggaagcagcagcagcaggtggctgggtTATCAGGAACCTCAGGAGTAGCAGAGAGTCTCacatcagcagcactgcaggcagacgCAGTAGCAGTGATGGAGGATTTAGTCCTGGGAGGAGGAccaacacttccacagacacgACACCACATCACCGCTCTTCACTGCTGGGAAGGCCACTGct GCTCAGTGAGTGTAATCTTGCAGAAGAGTCCTTTGAAATTGTGGCCTCAGCTCTGCAGTCAGCCACCTCACCCCTGAGAAagctggacctcagcaagaATAAGCTGGGGGAATCAGGagggaagctgctgagtgctgcactgctgagtccaaactgtaaactacagactcTGGATGTGAGTTTCTGTCAGATGGGAaattcaggagtggagctgctctgtgctggactgagcAAAGTATCTACTCTGAG AATGGATCAGTGTTGTTTCAGTGACAATTCCTGTGATCTCGTGGCCTCAGTTCTCCACCAGTCAGCCAactcccagctgagagagctggacttcagcaacaataagctgggagaatcagcagtgaagctgctctgtgctggactgaggagTCCAGTGTGTGATATACAGGCTTTGAG ACTCTGTGGCTGTAAGCTTAATGAAAAGTCCTGTGAAAGTGTGATCTCAGCTCTACAGTCAGTCATCTCatccctgagagagctggacctaAGGAATAATAacctgggagattcaggagtggagcagctctgtgctttactgatgagtccaaactgtaaaattCAGACTTTGAGGTGA
- the LOC118775579 gene encoding stonustoxin subunit beta-like produces the protein MFLLLTSFLSADACQLTLDPNTANRDLSLSEGARKVTHTHTELSLSEGDMKVTVTAGRKQPCPDHPERFSSVWQVLCREGLSGTRCYWEAEYSRRAEIAVVYKGISRKGEQDSDSVFGCNDQSWSLSCSGSGFFAQHNNNITFIPPPSSGSRRVGVYLDWPAGTLSFYSVSSDTLTHLHTFHTTFTQPLYPGLGVWFSRVSLCMLG, from the coding sequence ATGTTTCTTCTTCtaacctccttcctgtctgcagatgcctgccagctcacactggaccccaacacagcaaacagagacctgtctctatctgagggggccaggaaggtgacacacacacacacagagctgtctctatctgagggggacatGAAGGTGACAGTCACAGCGGGGAGAAAGCAGCCATGTCCTGATCACCCAGAGAGATTTAGCTCCGTGtggcaggtgctgtgcagagagggtctgtctgggactcgctgttactgggaggctgagtaCAGTCGGAGGGCTGAGATTGCAGTGGTgtataaaggaatcagcaggaaaggagaaCAGGATTCTGACAGTGTGTTTGGATGCAATGATCAGTCCTGGAGTCTGAGCTGCAGTGGTTCCGGGTTCTTTGCTCAGCACAATAATAACATCACTTtcataccccccccctcctcaggcTCCCGcagagtaggagtgtatctggactggccggccggcactctgtccttctacagcgtctcctctgacactctgacccacctgcacactttccacaccacattcactcaacccctctatcctgggttaGGAGTTTGGTTTAGCAGAGTgtccctgtgcatgctgggatag